From one Callithrix jacchus isolate 240 chromosome 2, calJac240_pri, whole genome shotgun sequence genomic stretch:
- the TRIM56 gene encoding E3 ubiquitin-protein ligase TRIM56, producing the protein MVSHGSSPSLLEALSSDFLACKICLEQLRAPKTLPCLHTYCQDCLAQLADGGHVRCPECRETVPVPPEGVAAFKTNFFVNGLLDLVKARACGDLRAGKPACALCPLVGGTSAGGPATARCLDCADDLCQACADGHRCTRQTHSHRVVDLVGYRAGWYDEEARERQAAQCPQHPGEALRFLCQPCSQLLCRECRLDPHLDHPCLPLAEAVRARRPGLEELLAGVDSNLLELEAERRVEKEALTRLREQAARVGTQVEEAAEGVLRALLAQKQEVLGRLRAHVEAAEEAARERLAELESREQVARAAAAFARRVLSLGREAEILSLEGAIAQRLRQLQGCPSARGPAPCLIPQLELHPGLLDKNCHLLRLSFEEQQPQKDGGKNGAGTQGSEESQSRREDAMKTERQGGTQLQARDEAQTPREDKAQMPREDGAQTLEEDRAQMPREDGGPQSQRGGRSNKKRKFKGRLKSISREPSPALGPNLDGSGLLPRPIFSCSFPTRMPGDKRSPRITGLCPFGPREILVADEQNRVLKRFSLNGDYKGTVPVPEGCSPCSVAALQSAVAFSAGARLYLISPDGEVQWRRALSLSQASHAVAALPSGDRVAVSVAGHVEVYNMEGSLATRFIPGGKASRGLRALVFLTTSPQGHFVGSDWQQNSVVICDGLGQVVGEYKGPGLHGCQPGSVSVDKKGYIFLTIREVNKVVILDPKGSLLGDFLTAYHGLEKPRVTTMVDGRYLVVSLSNGTIHVFRVRSSDS; encoded by the coding sequence ATGGTTTCCCATGGGTCCTCGCCCTCCCTCCTAGAGGCCCTGAGCAGCGACTTCCTGGCCTGTAAAATCTGCCTGGAGCAGCTGCGGGCACCCAAGACCCTGCCCTGCCTGCATACCTACTGCCAGGACTGCCTGGCCCAGCTGGCCGATGGTGGCCACGTCCGCTGCCCCGAATGCCGTGAGACCGTGCCTGTGCCGCCCGAGGGCGTGGCCGCCTTCAAGACCAACTTCTTCGTTAATGGACTGCTGGACCTGGTGAAAGCCCGGGCCTGTGGAGACCTGCGTGCTGGGAAGCCAGCCTGTGCCCTGTGTCCCCTGGTAGGGGGCACCAGCGCGGGAGGGCCGGCCACGGCCCGGTGCCTGGACTGTGCCGACGACTTGTGCCAGGCCTGTGCTGATGGGCACCGCTGCACCCGCCAGACCCACTCCCACCGGGTGGTGGACCTGGTGGGCTACAGGGCGGGGTGGTATGACGAGGAGGCCCGGGAGCGCCAGGCGGCCCAGTGTCCCCAGCACCCCGGGGAGGCACTGCGCTTCCTGTGCCAGCCCTGCTCGCAGCTGCTGTGCAGGGAGTGCCGCCTGGACCCCCACCTGGACCACCCCTGCCTGCCCCTGGCTGAGGCTGTGCGTGCCCGGAGGCCGGGCCTGGAGGAGCTGCTGGCTGGTGTGGACAGTAACCTGCTAGAGCTGGAAGCAGAGCGGAGGGTGGAGAAGGAAGCGCTGACCCGGCTGCGGGAGCAGGCAGCCCGGGTGGGGACACAGGTGGAGGAGGCGGCCGAGGGTGTCCTCAGGGCCCTGCTGGCCCAGAAGCAGGAGGTGCTGGGGCGGCTGAGAGCCCATGTGGAGGCTGCCGAAGAGGCTGCTCGGGAGAGGCTGGCGGAGCTCGAGAGCCGGGAGCAGGTGGCCAGGGCAGCGGCCGCCTTTGCCCGCCGGGTACTCAGCCTGGGGCGAGAGGCCGAGATCCTCTCCCTGGAGGGGGCGATTGCGCAGCGGCTCCGGCAGCTGCAGGGCTGCCCCTCGGCACGGGGGCCGGCCCCCTGCCTGATTCCGCAGCTGGAGCTCCATCCTGGGCTCCTGGACAAGAACTGCCACCTGCTTCGGCTGTCCTTCGAGGAGCAGCAGCCTCAGAAGGACGGTGGGAAGAATGGAGCCGGCACCCAGGGAAGTGAGGAGAGCCAGAGCCGGAGGGAGGATGCGAtgaagacagagagacagggtGGGACCCAGCTCCAGGCCAGAGATGAAGCCCAGACACCCCGAGAAGACAAAGCACAGATGCCCCGAGAAGATGGAGCCCAGACCTTGGAAGAGGACAGAGCTCAGATGCCCCGCGAGGATGGAGGACCCCAGTCCCAGAGGGGTGGCAGatccaacaagaagagaaagTTCAAAGGCAGGCTCAAGTCAATTTCCCgggagcccagcccagccctggggcCGAACCTGGACGGCTCTGGCCTCCTCCCAAGGCCCATCTTTTCCTGCAGTTTCCCCACACGGATGCCTGGAGACAAGAGGTCCCCCCGGATCACTGGGCTCTGTCCCTTCGGCCCCCGGGAGATCCTGGTGGCAGATGAGCAGAACCGGGTGCTGAAACGCTTCTCCCTCAATGGCGACTACAAGGGCACCGTGCCCGTCCCTGAGGGCTGCTCTCCTTGCAGCGTGGCGGCCCTGCAGAGCGCCGTGGCCTTCTCTGCAGGTGCACGGCTCTATCTCATCAGCCCCGATGGTGAGGTGCAGTGGCGCCGTGCCCTGAGCCTCTCCCAGGCCAGCCACGCTGTGGCCGCACTGCCGAGTGGGGACCGTGTGGCCGTCAGTGTGGCGGGCCATGTGGAGGTGTACAATATGGAAGGCAGCCTGGCCACCCGGTTCATCCCTGGGGGCAAGGCCAGCCGGGGCCTGCGGGCGCTGGTGTTTCTGACCACCAGCCCCCAGGGGCATTTCGTGGGGTCAGATTGGCAGCAGAATAGTGTGGTAATCTGTGACGGGCTGGGCCAGGTGGTTGGGGAGTACAAGGGGCCGGGCCTGCACGGCTGCCAGCCGGGCTCCGTGTCTGTGGATAAGAAGGGCTACATCTTCCTGACCATTCGAGAAGTCAACAAGGTGGTGATCCTGGACCCGAAGGGGTCGCTCCTCGGAGACTTCCTGACAGCCTACCATGGCCTGGAAAAGCCCCGGGTCACCACCATGGTGGATGGCAGGTACCTGGTTGTATCCCTCAGTAATGGGACCATCCATGTCTTTCGGGTCCGTTCTTCAGACAGTTAA